The Acropora muricata isolate sample 2 unplaced genomic scaffold, ASM3666990v1 scaffold_748, whole genome shotgun sequence genome segment AGTACCCCTCTAGTATGTTATGTTTCCATCACAGGAAGTGTCGCAGAAGAGACAAAGCTGTGGAAACCAGACGAATTTGATTTCATGATGGAGCTGACTCAGCTCAAGGGACACAGCAGGCTCGAGTATGCAGGTTTGTCTAGATCATCCAATACCACTGTTATTTCATTGGATGATGAGATGAAAGAAATGTGGCGGgaatttttaaaggatgactgcCTTTCACCTGAGAAGTTGAGAGATTACTTTGTCTTGCTGACTTGGAGAGCAGGGTTTTCACTACAGCGGCAGAAGTACAAGAAGCTGAGTTTTAACTTGAGCCAGCAGTCTGGGTGAACTGGGATCAGCCATCCGTTGGTTAGGATGAGTTCAGTCGGTGTACTTCTACATGTTCAGTGGCATGGGTACGATTATACGTCATTAGATATTGATGTTGACCTAACTCTATCTgtaccgttctctgattggcCAGTCCTTCTCCCGTCAGACCGCAGCCCACAGCCAGCACCAGCAATATTCGACACGACCGTGGGATATCACGCAATACCAGTAATCAAGAAGGTTATAAGACGTGTTTTGTCGTAATTTGTAGTCTTAGTAACTAGCGGAAGGAGCCATTCTATATCACATTGTGTAACGGTACAGACCGTTTCAGAGACTTTTGACATGCAATTTTGACCCTGGGAGATGTAATATTTTCATAATTGCTTTTTACTATGATGTCCCACAGTTTCATGAATTTTCGAAATGTGCCGAATATAGTAATTAATCCAGCTGTAATTTAGAGTCCCACCCTGTTATATCAGACCAACAACCTTCTTAGATtcttatctctttttttttttttacagttatccagtatttttattacttttcaaaTATGATGTGCTTCATTGGTACATTATTTTTGTAGCTAGTATCATAGGTGGGTAGTAAAGCTCGTGTCTGTCACACATTTCATGTGTGCTCTTGTTAATTCCCTCCAAATTAGTGATGTAAATCTCCCCCTTTCCCTTGTTCAACAGGATGGAGCTTATTGGCGTTTGTCTTTCTCCTTGGCTGAGCTGAACGTTGTCCGAAACCGGCTCTCCCCAGTCCACAGAGAGCTGTACAAGGCTCTCAAACTGTTACGAGACATTCACATAAGGGAGGGAGGCACCCCGTCACACGCACTCAAGTCGATTGTCTTCAATTATTTCTTCAAAGAGAACGCTGAGGCTACCCTTGAAAAGCCGACAGGAAAAACTGCAGCTGCTAGCGCTTACCTTCCGGAATGTAATTTAGAACGAAATCTTGGAGACCTCTCTGACGAAATTAGACAAAATATTGCAGCTGCCTGTACTGTATCCCCGGAATGTGATCTGCCAGGAAATGTCGAGGATCATCCTTACGAAATCAGAGGTAATACTGCAGTTTCGAATAGTCCCTcctcaaaatttgatgatcttGCAAGGCAGGGTAAAGATCCCCCTGGTGAAATGGCATGCAATATTGCAGGTGCGAGTTCTATAGCTCAAGAATGTGATGGGACACGAAATCGTGAATTGACAGAACACGTTCGAAATGTCCTTAGACGGCTGGAACAGGAGCAGTTACAGAAGCGGCTTCTAATCAGAAGAGACAATAAATAATGTATCCTCTTAAACTTTTTTACTAATGACCTTTTACAAGATATAAATACGCTTGATGTTTCAACCGACTGGTGCTGGTTGTCCATTTTGGAATTCAGAAAAGAAGGGTTGTATTAGCTTGGCTCAAGGCGATTGTCTTCAGTTATGTTTTCAAAGGGAACGCTGGGTCCTTCCCTGACAAGTCGACAAGAAAGACTACAGCTGCTAGCGCTTACCCTCCAGAatgtaattaacaaatagatttcatgttgccgagtgtgtcactgatgttcttaccacattttgacgtcttctgtgatctattgctgaacagacgcacgcaacatggaatctatctgttttataaaataacgaATCGAACaggcttttttatttcaagataTTTCAACATAACGCGAAAGCCGGCCCACCTTTGCTCCGCCTTTGCCCACATTGgcgaaggcaaaaaaaaagccatttctcGTAATCTATTATCCATACAAAACAAAGCAGTTTCATTGGTTTCTGTGCGttgcaaagaattgtgattggttgagaaaAATCACGCTACTGTGAAACCTGGTTCGAGCGTCACTTCTCGTGGAATGAAAACTTACAGCGAAAGCAGAGTTGAACTTCGAAATCTACAAATGttgaagaaaaagcaagaaaaatcaAGTCTATTTTTGTCATCGGAGCAGCCCTGTGAGCCGAAAAGCTTGGACGTTGCCTTGAAAATTGCaggagttaaaaaaaataccCTTGGAAAACTTGGGGTTGCAGTCAACCTAGAGGtcattttattcaaattttcaatgAAAGGAGCATAAATGACATTAGAGATTTTTGTCTTCTGTGGTTGGTGATTCTCAAATCAGTTTGATATAGTGTCGGCGACACACTTGAGCTGCGATACTGTTGGCCGTAAGCTGTGGTTAGCTATAATTAGGTCGCTGCTGTGCCCAGAAACGGACAGAAACATACACATCAGGTTATGGTTTTTTTATCAGATTTTGAGAAGTGATGTTTTGATGTTTCATTCCTGACATCAATCAGTGTGTCAACTACTATTTTGActatgaaagaagtgttgtaTGAaatgcggtgtttgaaatcaaatgaagatatgatcctcgcacttgctggacaattaattgtccagcaagtgcgaggatcatatttGATTATTTTGACTCTTGGAAAAGTtgaagtttttaaataaattaatctcAGAAACATTTTGGTTATTGAGTTTGTTAAATTCGAGATAAAGCAATGGTTCTCGGCTTACCAAGACCAATTTTGTGCGTAGTTTAGTCTCGCTCGACTGCCGACTGAGACTGCTCGAAAATTTTTGCTAGATCGTTTTCTAAAAGAAACAGCTTTATCTCTCTTCTTCTCGCTTCTCAAACTTGTTCAATGTCTCGGCAAGACTTTTTTGTACCTTACCTTTTGCCCAGCCACGTAAAATATTATCCTAATTCTCAAAACTTTCCGCCATTTTACAATAGCAGAGGGAAAAAATTTGTAATGATGACCTCAATCGTGCATCTGTcatctaatagatcataggtgagagccaatcaaaatgcgagaataacttggcttattatataattttttgtacatttcatatatttcatataaATGATGGGGACCCCTCTGACGAAATTAGAGGAAATATTAGGGAACTTACTAGCAACGAGGGCGACAGCGGCAACGAGATCGTCAGCAAAAAACATTAGGattaatgagcaaaaaaaaaatcgttacaTTTTGGTACATTTAGTTGCCTTCCTCCTcaaaacaacgtgaaatgatgaaattttATGTTTTGTCGAGAAAGTGAGCGATAAGACTTTTGCTTCccggtgaacttgcaaaacacgccgtcggcgagggtacgaaggccgtgcccaagtataccagcagcaagtgaacgagtctcatgaactgaaaaaaacaacaacaacaacggctcttttaggagccaacacgtttgtcaaaagcaatgaccaacactttcGTCATgatccacccccccccccccatgatAAATAAGATCTCGTCTTAAATTTTCTAACGCACGTAAGCTATCTTTATGTTATTCCCTCTGCCGAAAGGGTGACGTTTTCTTCGAATTCGAAATAATTGACGGTGGTATAATTTGACCGTTATATGAACTGCTCGTGCTTCTCGCTCGTTGGCCCCACTAACTCTGCAGAACACGATTAATAAGCAGTTTAGTAACTGACAACGTCTACTGCACGCAAACTCTTCGTGATAATGCCGTGAATTATGGGTGTGGTTTACGCTCTCGAACGCCAGAGACATACCTTGTACGGATTTGGAGGCTAGACCTTGGTGACAAGCCCCTAGGCAAATTCAAAACGGCTCCAATCACCCTTGAGGAAGGCCATCATAAATCAAGTATGGCAGGGTAGTAAGAGATTCTCGAAGGACATATTACTTCCGGAGAAAAATTTAGCATGGGTCTTTAATGAACCTTTTGACATCCTAGGGATAACGTTTTTTGTAGAAACCCAGCAAATAGTAGAGTACAATTACAGAATGAAGCTAGAGGAAGTCAGAAAGCTTTTAGACTCATGGTCCTGGACACTTATGAGTATCATAGGCAAAATACAGGTCATTAAGTCACTTGCAATATCTAAATTCGTACATCTCTTGAAAACACTTCCTACTCCAAATGACTCTTGTTTTAAAGAATTGAAACTCTCTTTTTCTCCTTTATTTGGGGTGGAAAGGGTGATAAAATAGCAAAGAACATAATCATTAACGATATAGAAAATGGGGGATTGAAGATGACCGATATTCGATCATTTGCCAAGGCTCTAAAGATCTCGTGGATTAAAAAGGTATGGGACGTAAATTATCAGGCAGACTGGAAAAGACTTTTGATTTCTTATCGTCTTTACTGGAATGATGTTTGGTTATTAAACAAAACATCATTGTCCCTCCTGGCTTGTTCTTTTATGGAAAACACTTTCTGGAGGAATGTGGTTGAATGATGGGCAGAGTATGTTGAGGAAACTGTAGAAGCCAGCGATATTTTGTCTCAGCCACTTTGGAACAATGTTTTTATTAAGATAGAAAATAAATCTGTGTTTTATAAGTCGTGGTACATAAAAAATTTATGCTACGTCAATGATCTTGTAGATAATTCTGGAGTTTTCATGTTACCAACAGAATTGATTAATAAGTTTAACCTGAAGTGTACCTTCTTACAAGCTTATGGAATTATCTGCGCTATTCCAAGCTCGTGGAAGTCAAAGATTAGAGCGTTTGGTAAACGATTACTTGTGGTTAAATCTGAAAATATAGAGAGATTATTTAAGACAAAAAAGGTGACCAGTTTTACTTATGATATTTTGCGAAAATCGGTTGCCACACAGCCAACTAGTGTGCAGCGTAAATGGAATAAACTTTTACCATCTCCGATCGAAGATTGTCTATATATTACAGTATCCCTTTCGTATGCACGAGTGCTAGCAAGCTAAGAAGCTTTCAATATAAGATATTCCATAGAACTATTGGATCGAATGTATTGTTAATGAAAATGGGAATTAAGGATCACGACGATTGATTTTTTTGTGAGAGTAAACCCGAAACCATAGAGCATTTGTTTTGGTACTATGACCAGATATTCCCCCTCTGGAACACCCTCGCGCACTGGATTCGGTCGGTAACAGAAACTGAAATAGAATTTTCCCTTGAATCTGTTCTCTTGGGCTATACAAACTGTAAGCCTTGTAAAAACGCGATTAACTCTATTATTTTAGTGGTCAagttttttatatataaatgcaaaatggaGGGACGTAACCCCGATTTTGTTGGCATACAAAGCTACCTTAAGTTTAATTTTAACGATACAAGACATTACATCATTTATTGACAGAATAAGTTTTTCATCAGTTATTGTAACATTGTAATCAGGAATTATAATCAGTAATTGTAATCAGTAATTaattaagtaagtaagtaagtaatcAGTAATTGTAATCAGTAATTGTAACATTTGTATGTGACTTTGTTTTGCAAGATAAATTTTTAAGTAAGTGGGAACTGATGAAAAACTTATTCTGTCAATAAATGATGTAATGTCTTGTATCGTAAGTAGCGTAAGTATTGTACCGTATTATATGTAAATATCGTAAcgtaagtaatgtaagtattGCCCTAAGTGGAGCTATTGTAATGTCAGTGGTGTAATAGTGGTATTATAAATAAAggcaactaaaaaaaaataaaataaaaaataaataaataaatcaagttgGCTAAAACTCTTTCCGGTCAGTAGCTATGGCACGAACAAAGCAAACAGAACGAAAGTCAAGGGGTGGTAAAACACCGCGAAAACAACTCGCTACGAACGCGGCTCGTGTTATAAATATCATTGGTGCTACTTTGGCGAATGAAAACGGTCCTTAGCCAAACTCGAGCAACTCAACACTAGACAGATAAGCATTAATGGCGCCCAAGGTAGCTACCGCTAAGAAAGGGGAAAAGAGAGTTGGCAAGGCCAAGTCCGGGACGGGCGAGACTGCCAAGAGGAGAcggggaaagagaaaggaaagctatgCGATCTACATATATAAAGTGCTGAAGCAGGTTCATCCCGACACGggaatttccagcaaagccGTGGGTATCACGAATTCTTTCGTGAACGATATTTTCGAACGCATAGCCGTGGAGTCCTCACGTCTTTCGCTTTACAACAAGAAGGCCACCGTTAGTCATGTTAGTCATGTTAGTCatgacttttcaataacatggtggctcctacaagagccgttttgttgttttgtgttcacttttactatgatgaacagttgttgctttttctcggtctttttcgGCAATACGCAGACGATGCCGTATTGCTTTGTGCAGCATCCACTGCTGCTGAGCTCAAAGAGTATCTGGATACTGGTTTTACACAGATCTGTACCTGGTACTGCGATaatgttaagaaaacaaaactgatgctAACTGGAAGATAAAACAGATTATCTgcgtttgagaactttgaatttaaatctGATGGAGTTGTTATTGATCGTGTAAAATCTTTTACATATTTGGGAGTGACAACTGATGAAAAGTGGAGCTGGAAACCCTATATACGGAACCTAGTCAAGCACCTAGGACATCGTATTAGTGTTTTTAATAGCATCTCGCATATGCTTGACCAAAAGACTCGTCTGGCTTATTACAACGGTTTGGTCTTGCCACATTTGGATTACGCTGATATTGTCTGGGGTGATCAGCCTGGCTTGAAATCTGAGATGGAACAATTACAGGGATTTCAAAATaagtttgccaaaaaagttcTAGGAAAGAACGTCTCCTCTAAGGAAGCTATGAAAACCCTAAAGTGGCTGCCACTCGAATATCGTCGATGTGGGCATCGTTGTGAATTAGTGCAGAACGCCATTAAAGGAAATATTCCTGAACACTTTGACAATTTTAGATCGCCACTCAACTCTTCCCATGGTTACAATACCAGGAACGGCTACCTGCCCAGATTGCCTAAAGTAAAGACTGAATGGGGAAGACGTGTTAATTCTTTTCAAGCCATTAAGGACTGGATGATTCTATCGATCGAGCTGAGGAGGCCTATGCCACGTAACTgttttaaaagacatttaagcaaattttttattgaaattactgtaacatgaacaatttacagattttatattttgtaaGATATTTAAGGTcagttcaactttttttttaatgctatttttaacttttagctatttttgcccccgcagggatttcgcccagaggcgaaatcccgaggaggcaccctagtagctcgcgcgtatattaaggacagtacttacagtacaaatatgcagtcagtatatagaaaaaatctcgatttgctcgaacaggggccgcgaggaatcggtaggtaatgatgacgtttctattgtttgcgcccgcaagtacgaaatggttaggatgacgtaaatcgaggaaatcccaaagggagtttctgcatgagagtttgtgtattgtgacatcacaataaacagataaatttggtttttcatacgcaaatcatcaacggggtagacagactcgatccaacagatcacaaatatctcaaggtgaagcgtgtcaaattcaacgaaaaaaacacggatcctgaaactatgaagcccgtttaatgtgttacttatatcacaatttatttttttccgtatcaatcctgttaagtcaatctaagcaatctaagctttactttcccatgtattaaaactatttagttcaatgtcaacattcgcatgcgttatttgatgctcacgtccacccaacagcgaacgtgacataaccgacactcagtcacgctacgctaatcaaagtcgtacacaactttgaattgccgccgcgccttccaaatttgacgcataacagacaacgacaagaaagtaaaataattccattatcagcattacgatgtttcatgcttcgtccgttggtcttcgttattcgctcgtttttatttgtttcagtttccctatttcgattgaactcgacacgaagaggaaccgttacatttgtggtagtatttgtttgatggtccagatgatagatatcggatccctgttaatgcctatatttccaggcctggtctatttctagattaaccgctgatattcatcaggtttcttcaacccattagtggagattttgtttcaagatccattagagttttgaaaacgaatagggcggttggccttgataaaattggtgcgcgtctcttgaaagattcagtggacgttattactccttctttaacaaatttagagataattgtgaacttcaataaaatgcttgaaacgttaatttttcaacggtcttatgcacagtatttatattaaatacacatcccataaacagtttatcaaaagcgggggcagctctagtgaacactatttctagtattatATTGTCTCTTTTTGTTACAGAGGACCCCTCTGAAAACCACTTAACGTGATGGGAGTATcctctttaaaaatttgttatcattattattaggaGGTGTTGGGCACATCTTGGGTCTTATCTACGAGGAGACTCGaggagttctcaaggttttcctagagaatgtcatccgtgatgccgttacttataccgaacacGCAAAGCGCAAGCCGGTCACCGCTATGGACAAACACTCagagctaagcgagaaatcgattatttttaggagatgagaaataggcaaacataacaccactcataaagatatgcacaatttataATTAAGTTTGTGCTACTTTGATCAATCcacgaaaatcaatgaaaaacttgaacgagaaTGTAGTAAACGTGAATATTGCAGAGGTATAtgaagtattgttttgcacTGAGTTGTTAGCCGTCAACGTTTCTCGGCCAAATAATTACTAGAGAAACATTTCATAGATCACTTTCAACGTTGTTTGTTGTGTGCTCGTTTGGCTCTCCTTTTCTTTGAGTTCCCTTCCTGTGCATGCGTACATGTGTTTGTGTGGGTGTCtgagtgtttgtttgtttgtcgctcgtgctatgttttttttttcttttgtatatttttttagaaAGATGTTGTCAAGACTTTTGCGGCGTTTGTTGGCTCCTATAGGAGCCCGGTTTGAATTTGCTTAGGGGCTTGTCAGCAAGGTCTAGCCTCCAAATCCGTACAAGGTACGTCCCTAGCGTTTGAGAGCGTAAACCACATCCAAAGCGGTGACGGTCTTGCGCTTTGCgtgttcggtataagtaacggcatcacggatgacattctctaggaaaaccttgagaactcctCGAGTCTCCTCGTAGATAAGACCCGAGATGCGCTTAACACCTCCTCGACGAGCTAGGCGTCGAATGGCCGGTTTGGTGATTCCCTGAATGTTATCTCGAAGAATTTTGCGGTGACGTTTGGCGCCTCCATTGCCCAAGCCTTTTCCTCCTTTGCCACGTCCGGACATGTTAGCTAGTTAGACGTTCACTTATTGGTCTAGAGTTGAAAAACTGCAAGGGAACGATCACCTACTGCTTATTTTAGTAACGCGAAAGctgacctcttagaaaacataTTTGAATCCGATAATAAGCAATCTTACGGTCTTTATAGATTGAAGGGTCTTAAAACAGATTTTCTGACATGGACAGGTTTAAGATTATCAGTTTCGAGAGAAAGAATTCAGGTCGTGTGAATTGTTGTCTGAAATGGACtctttaaatttcaaacgtAATAACATAGAATTCGACGTTTACAGGAGTAAGTGTaagcattttcatgaaatattaTTAACAGTTAAGGCCAAACTGCCTAATATGTATAAGAAACTAATTTCGGATTTTGACATCTCAAATTCGTTGGAGGAAATATACTCACTTCCATGAACCGTTTCGAGTGAAACATATATTTGAAACTTCCAATATAGAGTGCTTAATTATATATTGTgcacaaattcaaaactttttgaAATAGATTTGTCATTGAATGATAAATGCACCTTCTGTAGTTCTGCAAAAGAAGAGTTGTATCAACTCTCTTTTGAATGCTCCCATGCTCAAATTTTTTGGAAGGCGTTCTCCTCTTTGTGGTTTGGGTTTGTTAaggaaaatataactgtgtCTTTAAAATATACTATACTTGGGCTTCTAAATAGAACTGATATCATAAATTATCTCCTAATTTTCGGAAAATTGTGTATTTGGGAATGTAGAAAAGCTGGAATTTTCCCTGATTGTAGTATCTTTCttaaaaagagtaaaaatgaaatttaacacCGAGAAATATATAGCAAGCAAAAATGGGACGGTTGCAAGTTTCAGGAAAACATGGAAAGCAATTCTTGTTAAACTTTTGTAGGTACTGAAAAAAATTGTTgctgaaaggaaaggaaaaaaagttgtcgaggcaaagtatctgtaatatCTGAAGTGTTTGTAATAGTAATGTAAGTAacgattgtactgtaagtaatgttgcTAGTTACGTAACGATTGTAagcaattgtaaatattgtaagtagtagttagtagtattgtaagaagtgttagtagcgtaagtaatgttattattgtatattgtatgtaacagaaagaaaaaagcaattatcATTGCAAAtatgatttttaaaaaaagcacAGAATCAACATCCATCCGATCCCTGTTTCAGCAAGCTGCTACCTAGAGGTGTTCCCCTAGCAATGCTGTGaggtgaggatcatttcttaatATCCTCAGCTGAACAGGATTTATTCGATACCCATTTTAAACTAAATACCAGTCACTGAATTGCCGTGACATTTCCTTTCCTACATGACAAGGATCAGGAAGGCATTGGGAAAGAGCGAGATAGGGATCAAtagtgttcttcttcttctcttccaAAAGATCGTTTGCTGCTTTGTTATGACTTTCAGAATCCATAGCGAATACCAAAAACCACAGGTTTAACACATTATATCCTCAAATTCATGCAACCTCTGCATGCGCGTAGAGCTGGGTTAGCATATCTGTGACCTTTTCCTGTGCAGGTGGGATAGATAGCACCTTTCAAACATTCACTGAAGAGAGAGTTACAAATATTTTGgcttgaattttgtaatgtgCCATTTCATTTTTGGATGGGGTGAGGCTTGATTACAAATGGTGAAGACATATGTCGCTGCCTTTGCCCTTTTCTTTAATGGTGTTGTATATGCTTACTCACCATCGAGTTTCTGTGGAATATAATCTACACCAACTGGGAGCCTCACTTTCCATCAAGTGATGTTGGTTGCACAATAGCGTTCAGCTTCAGTgataaatatgtttttaagtTTCCCAGGGTCGGGGGTTCTTTGATATATTTGTCATTTATGT includes the following:
- the LOC136907452 gene encoding uncharacterized protein, with product MSSVGVLLHVQWHGYDYTSLDIDVDLTLSVPFSDWPVLLPSDRSPQPAPAIFDTTVGYHAIPVIKKDGAYWRLSFSLAELNVVRNRLSPVHRELYKALKLLRDIHIREGGTPSHALKSIVFNYFFKENAEATLEKPTGKTAAASAYLPECNLERNLGDLSDEIRQNIAAACTVSPECDLPGNVEDHPYEIRGNTAVSNSPSSKFDDLARQGKDPPGEMACNIAGASSIAQECDGTRNRELTEHVRNVLRRLEQEQLQKRLLIRRDNK